One genomic segment of Candidatus Cloacimonadota bacterium includes these proteins:
- a CDS encoding kinase/pyrophosphorylase, protein MLKVIIVSDGTGKTAEMALNAALTQFAGVAVSLVRKPGIKSYEQIDSLIEEAQKEHNCIVHTLVSDKMRSYLVKQARLNNVETIDIMGPLLSRLSNLLAISPAQKPGLFVHLNEQYFRRVETMNFAFKHDDGLRAEDLGKAEIVLIGVSRTFKTPLSIYLAFKGWLVANVPIVKDFPIPSELNEIDPCKVFYLNTTAKRLAELRNVRSKKFNDKTGDYASYEFVRQELMYGRKICCNHPKWCIITVTSKSIEEIASEIVAIMRERDLD, encoded by the coding sequence ATGCTGAAAGTAATTATTGTGTCGGACGGAACTGGTAAAACAGCAGAGATGGCTTTAAATGCTGCACTTACACAATTTGCTGGAGTTGCTGTTTCTTTGGTTAGGAAACCGGGTATCAAAAGTTATGAACAAATTGATAGTTTAATCGAAGAAGCCCAGAAAGAGCACAACTGCATTGTTCATACATTAGTTTCCGATAAAATGCGTTCATATCTTGTAAAGCAGGCCAGGTTAAATAATGTAGAAACAATCGATATTATGGGGCCATTGCTTTCACGCTTATCGAATTTATTAGCAATCTCTCCAGCGCAGAAACCTGGTCTTTTTGTGCATTTGAATGAACAGTATTTTCGACGAGTTGAAACAATGAATTTTGCATTTAAACATGATGACGGATTAAGAGCTGAAGATCTTGGAAAAGCAGAAATTGTTTTAATTGGAGTATCTCGAACTTTTAAAACTCCCTTGAGTATTTATCTAGCTTTTAAAGGATGGCTGGTTGCAAATGTTCCGATTGTAAAAGATTTTCCAATTCCATCTGAATTGAATGAAATAGATCCCTGCAAAGTATTTTATCTGAATACAACTGCTAAACGTTTAGCAGAACTAAGAAATGTTCGATCTAAGAAATTTAATGACAAAACAGGTGATTATGCAAGCTATGAGTTTGTTCGTCAGGAATTGATGTATGGAAGAAAAATATGTTGTAATCATCCCAAATGGTGCATCATAACTGTCACTAGCAAATCTATAGAAGAAATTGCATCTGAAATTGTTGCTATAATGCGAGAGAGGGATTTAGATTAG